A part of Drosophila bipectinata strain 14024-0381.07 chromosome 3L, DbipHiC1v2, whole genome shotgun sequence genomic DNA contains:
- the bip1 gene encoding uncharacterized protein bip1 isoform X1 has product MTSLRICQAMSLNPIASGQDSVLVSSPRTCLMGCQDVKPNELRRFPVHDPNRCKQWLQHFGVSDNLVEKLGGLPKLRICFRHFSQRQAMAKTRIKMTPLRKSSKSVMSTTNGGGGEVTGGVNGVAKTVVDGTTIELVKTASRDQAKKTITLSLPQRSHSISSSASSDVQSISSDYEVSLPLSTLEDSQNGTNRLENGQSKKRKLYLITEKSDESNNHAPETNGQTKKRKMYVVVEQEKESEAKKLMIVADKSQANLTKHLEKLLPEILHRIQDKEQKPIKPSTPAASKLTLNRPHITLPPKKNPTNFVKIASNPSPTPTAPVQMPLPIANAKIEKIEKEDEVQINPDETETNINLSPDFRFLMKILPKLEQLPEPHKQNVKRSIQIFIEKSYSIYGKKD; this is encoded by the exons ATGACTAGCTTACGGATTTGCCAGGCCATGTCCCTGAATCCCATAGCCTCTGGTCAGGATTCTGTTCTGGTTTCCTCACCCAGGACTTGCCTTATGGGCTGCCAGGATGTGAAGCCCAATGAGCTGCGCCGTTTTCCAGTCCACGATCCAAATCG CTGCAAGCAGTGGCTACAACACTTTGGAGTCAGCGATAATCTAGTGGAGAAGCTCGGCGGTCTGCCAAAGCTGCGCATCTGCTTCAGGCACTTTAGCCAACGACAGGCGATGGCCAAAACCCGCATCAAGATGACGCCGCTGCGCAAGTCGTCCAAGTCGGTAATGTCTACCACTaacggaggaggaggagaagtcACGGGAGGGGTCAATGGAGTGGCCAAAACGGTGGTGGATGGAACCACTATAGAACTTGTTAAG ACTGCCTCCAGAGATCAGGCCAAGAAGACCATTACCTTATCCTTGCCGCAACGCTCCCACTCCATTAGCTCATCAGCTTCCAGTGATGTGCAGTCCATCAGTTCCGACTACGAGGTCTCTCTGCCACTGTCCACCCTGGAGGATTCTCAGAACGGAACAAACCGATTGGAGAACGGACAGTCCAAAAAGCGTAAACTCTATTTGATAACCGAGAAGTCCGATGAGTCCAACAACCATGCCCCAGAGACCAATGGCCAGACCAAGAAACGCAAGATGTATGTGGTTGTTGAACAGGAGAAGGAATCGGAGGCCAAGAAACTAATGATTGTGGCCGACAAGTCGCAGGCGAATCTAACAAAGCACCTGGAGAAACTCCTCCCGGAGATACTGCATCGCATTCAGGACAAGGAACAAAAACCCATAAAGCCCTCCACACCAGCTGCCAGCAAGCTGACACTAAATCGTCCTCATATCACATTGCCGCCGAAAAAGAATCCCACAAACTTTGTTAAGATAGCGTCGAATCCAAGTCCTACACCCACAGCGCCCGTTCAGATGCCACTTCCCATTGCGAATgcaaaaattgagaaaatcGAAAAAGAGGATGAGGTTCAAATCAACCCGGATGAGACTGAAACCAATATTAATCTGTCGCCGGACTTTCGCTTTCTGATGAAGATCCTTCCTAAATTGGAGCAACTTCCGGAACCGCACAAGCAAAACGTCAAACGCTCCATTCAGATCTTCATCGAGAAAAGCTACAGTATCTATGGAAAAAAAGATTAA
- the bip1 gene encoding uncharacterized protein bip1 isoform X2 — translation MAKTRIKMTPLRKSSKSVMSTTNGGGGEVTGGVNGVAKTVVDGTTIELVKTASRDQAKKTITLSLPQRSHSISSSASSDVQSISSDYEVSLPLSTLEDSQNGTNRLENGQSKKRKLYLITEKSDESNNHAPETNGQTKKRKMYVVVEQEKESEAKKLMIVADKSQANLTKHLEKLLPEILHRIQDKEQKPIKPSTPAASKLTLNRPHITLPPKKNPTNFVKIASNPSPTPTAPVQMPLPIANAKIEKIEKEDEVQINPDETETNINLSPDFRFLMKILPKLEQLPEPHKQNVKRSIQIFIEKSYSIYGKKD, via the exons ATGGCCAAAACCCGCATCAAGATGACGCCGCTGCGCAAGTCGTCCAAGTCGGTAATGTCTACCACTaacggaggaggaggagaagtcACGGGAGGGGTCAATGGAGTGGCCAAAACGGTGGTGGATGGAACCACTATAGAACTTGTTAAG ACTGCCTCCAGAGATCAGGCCAAGAAGACCATTACCTTATCCTTGCCGCAACGCTCCCACTCCATTAGCTCATCAGCTTCCAGTGATGTGCAGTCCATCAGTTCCGACTACGAGGTCTCTCTGCCACTGTCCACCCTGGAGGATTCTCAGAACGGAACAAACCGATTGGAGAACGGACAGTCCAAAAAGCGTAAACTCTATTTGATAACCGAGAAGTCCGATGAGTCCAACAACCATGCCCCAGAGACCAATGGCCAGACCAAGAAACGCAAGATGTATGTGGTTGTTGAACAGGAGAAGGAATCGGAGGCCAAGAAACTAATGATTGTGGCCGACAAGTCGCAGGCGAATCTAACAAAGCACCTGGAGAAACTCCTCCCGGAGATACTGCATCGCATTCAGGACAAGGAACAAAAACCCATAAAGCCCTCCACACCAGCTGCCAGCAAGCTGACACTAAATCGTCCTCATATCACATTGCCGCCGAAAAAGAATCCCACAAACTTTGTTAAGATAGCGTCGAATCCAAGTCCTACACCCACAGCGCCCGTTCAGATGCCACTTCCCATTGCGAATgcaaaaattgagaaaatcGAAAAAGAGGATGAGGTTCAAATCAACCCGGATGAGACTGAAACCAATATTAATCTGTCGCCGGACTTTCGCTTTCTGATGAAGATCCTTCCTAAATTGGAGCAACTTCCGGAACCGCACAAGCAAAACGTCAAACGCTCCATTCAGATCTTCATCGAGAAAAGCTACAGTATCTATGGAAAAAAAGATTAA